From a region of the Campylobacter showae genome:
- a CDS encoding glutathionylspermidine synthase family protein, whose translation MINLKKIEPLNSEFLGEIGFTWHTDPDGSDYVADELVEVSEAQAEAYYNAANELYDMFVAAAQYVIDNNLYHEVGIPFNLVDLVRESWENDVHWHLYGRFDLAGGLDGKPIKLIEFNADTPTAVFETAIIQWAALKFNRMDESAQFNDLYDALKQNFRRLVTLDEETESFNEHYEGWKILFSSVAGSSEDEQTVKLLQYIAEEAGFHTAFAYVHEVVFNDEEGVFFDGENYEYWFKLVPWEDIAVEEGELAIILKNIVQNQKAIILNPAYTLLFQSKGILKILWDLYPNHPLLLQASDKPLAGKKCVKKPVFGREGANVSVIEADGSISSQNGGDYGANRAIYQEFYEFNKDAANNSYQAGVFFAYEACALGYRRGGEILDNYSKFVGHFIK comes from the coding sequence ATGATAAATTTAAAAAAAATCGAACCGCTAAATAGCGAATTTTTAGGCGAGATCGGCTTTACCTGGCACACCGATCCGGACGGCAGCGACTACGTAGCAGACGAGCTAGTCGAGGTTAGCGAGGCACAGGCCGAGGCCTACTACAACGCCGCAAACGAGCTATATGATATGTTCGTCGCGGCCGCCCAGTACGTCATCGACAACAACCTCTACCACGAGGTCGGCATCCCGTTTAACCTCGTAGATCTAGTGCGCGAAAGCTGGGAAAACGACGTGCACTGGCATCTTTACGGTAGATTTGACCTTGCAGGCGGGCTAGACGGCAAGCCGATAAAACTCATCGAATTTAACGCCGACACCCCGACGGCCGTATTTGAGACGGCGATCATTCAGTGGGCGGCGCTTAAATTTAACCGCATGGACGAGAGCGCGCAGTTTAACGACCTTTATGACGCTTTGAAGCAAAATTTTAGGCGCCTCGTGACGCTAGATGAGGAGACCGAGAGCTTTAACGAGCACTACGAGGGCTGGAAAATTTTATTTAGCTCGGTTGCGGGTAGTAGCGAGGACGAGCAGACCGTGAAGCTACTGCAGTATATCGCCGAGGAGGCGGGCTTTCACACGGCGTTTGCTTACGTCCACGAGGTCGTATTTAACGACGAGGAGGGCGTGTTTTTTGACGGAGAAAACTACGAATACTGGTTTAAGCTCGTGCCGTGGGAGGACATTGCCGTAGAGGAAGGCGAGCTAGCCATCATCCTAAAAAACATCGTCCAAAATCAAAAAGCCATCATCCTAAATCCCGCATACACGCTGCTTTTCCAAAGCAAAGGTATCTTGAAAATTTTATGGGATCTCTATCCGAATCACCCGCTTTTGCTCCAAGCTAGCGATAAGCCGTTAGCTGGTAAAAAGTGCGTGAAAAAGCCGGTTTTTGGGCGAGAGGGCGCAAACGTGAGCGTAATAGAGGCGGACGGCAGCATTAGCTCGCAAAACGGCGGCGACTACGGAGCAAACCGCGCGATCTATCAGGAATTTTACGAATTTAACAAAGACGCCGCCAATAACAGCTATCAAGCCGGCGTATTTTTCGCCTACGAGGCGTGCGCGCTAGGATATCGCAGAGGCGGCGAAATTTTAGATAACTACTCCAAATTCGTGGGGCATTTTATCAAATAA
- a CDS encoding UPF0323 family lipoprotein → MRVFKGIKKVASYAAVGGFGAVVMAGLAGCGSSDNGGANNNDGSALKEAAQKTGAFVIIEETAPGKYKVLEEYPSSETRVVLKDINGTERVLSKEEMDKLIAEENAKIDAGTSNLTGSNAQNAQLSSGGMSLGETLLASAAGAIIGSWIGNKLFNNPGYQSQRQSAYKNPSAYSRSVDSFNKAKAASSASKPSGGKSGFFGGSSSSSSSSFGG, encoded by the coding sequence ATGAGAGTTTTTAAAGGCATAAAAAAAGTAGCAAGCTACGCTGCTGTGGGCGGCTTTGGCGCGGTCGTGATGGCGGGATTGGCCGGCTGCGGTAGCAGCGATAACGGCGGAGCAAATAACAATGACGGTAGCGCTCTAAAAGAAGCGGCGCAAAAAACGGGAGCCTTCGTCATCATCGAAGAAACCGCGCCCGGCAAATATAAAGTTCTAGAAGAGTATCCGAGCAGCGAAACGCGCGTTGTGCTAAAGGACATCAACGGCACCGAGCGCGTGCTAAGCAAAGAGGAGATGGATAAGCTAATCGCCGAAGAAAATGCCAAAATCGACGCCGGAACGTCGAATCTAACCGGCTCAAACGCTCAAAACGCGCAGCTAAGCAGCGGCGGTATGAGCCTTGGCGAGACGCTTCTAGCCTCGGCTGCGGGCGCGATCATAGGCAGTTGGATAGGCAACAAACTCTTTAACAATCCCGGCTATCAGTCGCAGCGCCAAAGCGCGTATAAAAACCCAAGCGCGTATTCAAGGAGCGTAGATAGCTTTAACAAAGCCAAAGCCGCTAGCTCGGCTAGTAAACCAAGCGGCGGAAAGAGCGGATTTTTCGGCGGATCAAGCTCAAGTTCAAGCTCAAGTTTCGGAGGATAA